Proteins from one Gossypium raimondii isolate GPD5lz chromosome 8, ASM2569854v1, whole genome shotgun sequence genomic window:
- the LOC105792803 gene encoding ubiquitin carboxyl-terminal hydrolase 25, translating to MGIVELQMTWQPSLLSEKRKKGPPLGLRNLGNSCYVNSVLQCLTYTPPLANFCLRSQHSSSCDASASKKPRDCPFCILEAWITRSLTLDLTLDAPSQIQSCLKIFAEHFRFGLQEDAHEFLRYVIDACHNTCLLLKKLRLKGSEGGGREEAVNDNTVVKEIFGGALQSQVKCLGCGGESNKVDEIMDISLDILNSGSLKEALRKFFQPEVLDGNNKYKCENCKKLMAARKQLSIRQAPNILVVQLKRFEGIFGGKINRPVTFEEVLVLSSFMCKASQDPRQEYSLFGTIVHSGSSPESGHYYAYIKDAMGRWYCCNDSFVSLSTLQEVLSEKVYILFFSRTNQRPGSLSTTFSSNGAKPHVSNGSETSKVLKAVQLKPVQTKPFVEQFSQNDKVGKQSSTPWVKFNISEKPGPKKLPITVNGKIDFHKTQNITVNGVSKDSIHVDKNKKDMLPLMNRNVIDKSRKVDTGGSEKSQPFALTNGNSMKSDPFVVNGSSRMAVGVEVNNANFNACDNSKQKKSEDSSDISEAKQKLEDSCDILGPHRKSEDSCNVLGSKRKWNGSFNFSGLKRKPEASCDILGPNRKPKDSCGNSSLMTKLKDSYVNSEPNEKLGDCCDYSALKKIEDSCDLSMLARKSCLLLSQDVRSRAEVENMKEMLKKEASSVLRSCGWYYNVYNFMNLKKQSYALEIGNTLSGNDLEKKLIADAKASFIRQIPEPLKEELIKLIQSFSRRKQEHPIP from the exons ATGGGAATTGTCGAGTTGCAAATGACTTGGCAGCCGAGTCTACTCAGTGAAAAACGGAAGAAAGGCCCTCCTTTAGGCTTAAGAAACCTCGGCAACTCTTGTTACGTCAACAGCGTCCTTCAGTGCCTCACCTATACTCCGCCGCTCGCCAATTTCTGTCTCCGTTCCCAACACTCGTCCTCTTGCGACGCCTCCGCCTCTAAGAAACCCCGAGACTGTCCTTTCTGTATCCTCGAAGCGTGGATCACACGCTCCTTAACCCTCGATCTCACCCTCGACGCTCCTTCCCAGATCCAAAGCTGCCTTAAAATCTTCGCCGAGCACTTCCGGTTCGGTCTACAAGAGGACGCGCATGAGTTCTTGCGTTACGTTATCGATGCTTGCCATAACACGTGTCTGCTTTTAAAGAAGTTGCGGCTAAAGGGAAGTGAAGgaggaggaagagaagaagctgTCAATGACAATACCGTAGTTAAGGAGATATTTGGGGGTGCTTTGCAAAGCCAGGTTAAGTGTTTGGGGTGTGGTGGGGAGTCAAATAAGGTTGATGAGATTATGGATATTAGCCTTGATATTTTGAATAGTGGTTCACTTAAGGAAGCTCTGCGTAAGTTCTTTCAGCCTGAAGTTTTGGATGGGAATAATAAGTACAAGTGTGAGAA TTGTAAGAAATTGATGGCAGCAAGGAAGCAACTGTCTATACGTCAAGCACCTAATATCCTTGTGGTTCAACTGAAG AGATTTGAGGGAATCTTTGGTGGGAAGATTAATAGGCCTGTCACATTCGAAGAAGTTTTGGTTCTTTCAAGCTTCATGTGCAAAGCTAGCCAG GATCCACGGCAAGAGTATAGCCTATTTGGTACTATTGTCCACTCAGGGTCCTCACCAGAATCTGGACACTATTATGCATATATCAAG GATGCAATGGGCAGGTGGTATTGTTGCAATGACTCCTTTGTCTCACTTTCAACCCTGCAGGAGGTCTTGTCAGAGAAGGtttatattcttttcttttctcgtACTAACCAAAGGCCTGGGTCTTTGAGCACTACATTTTCTTCCAATGGAGCTAAACCGCATGTTTCTAATGGAAGTGAGACATCCAAAGTCTTGAAAGCTGTCCAATTGAAACCGGTCCAAACAAAACCTTTTGTTGAGCAATTTTCACAGAATGATAAGGTTGGGAAACAGTCTTCAACCCCATGGGTGAAATTCAACATTTCTGAAAAACCTGGTCCCAAAAAGCTTCCAATTACGGTTAATGGAAAAATTGACTTCCATAAGACTCAAAACATCACCGTGAATGGAGTTTCAAAAGATTCAATTCATGTGGACAAGAATAAGAAAGatatgttgccattgatgaacagGAATGTTATTGACAAGAGCAGAAAAGTTGATACTGGTGGTAGTGAAAAAAGCCAACCATTTGCATTGACAAATGGAAATTCTATGAAATCAGATCCTTTTGTAGTTAATGGTAGCAGTAGGATGGCTGTTGGAGTTGAGGTTAATAATGCTAATTTTAATGCCTGTGATAACTCAAAGCAAAAGAAATCAGAAGATTCATCTGATATCTCAGAAGCAAAGCAAAAATTAGAAGATTCTTGTGATATCTTAGGGCCACATAGAAAATCTGAAGATTCCTGTAATGTTTTAGGGTCAAAGAGAAAATGGAACGGTTCCTTTAATTTCTCAGGGCTAAAGAGAAAACCGGAAGCCTCTTGTGATATTTTGGGGCCAAATAGAAAACCAAAGGACTCTTGTGGTAACTCAAGTCTAATGACAAAACTAAAAGACTCCTATGTTAACTCAGAGCCAAATGAAAAATTGGGAGATTGCTGTGATTACTCAGCGCTTAAGAAAATAGAAGACTCCTGTGATTTATCCATGCTGGCAAGAAAGTCCTGTCTTTTGCTTTCCCAAGATGTTCGATCTCGTGCAGAAGtggaaaacatgaaagaaat GTTGAAAAAAGAAGCTTCTTCAGTTTTGCGATCCTGTGGCTGGTACTATAATGTTTacaatttcatgaatttgaagAAGCAGTCATATGCGCTGGAGATTGGAAACACCCTGAGTGGCAATGATTTAGA GAAGAAGTTGATTGCAGATGCAAAGGCCAGTTTTATTCGACAAATACCCGAACCACTAAAGGAAGAACTAATCAAACTTATCCAATCTTTTAGCCGAAGAAAACAAGAACATCCAATTCCTTGA
- the LOC105792805 gene encoding uncharacterized protein LOC105792805, with translation MASAFAFASGTSPSFLPSNTLKPKHSPLRRPLAAINIRSESMATEKLGIKVETNPSESKLSQLGVRQWPKWGCPPSKFPWTYSSKETCYLLEGKVKVYPDGSNDFVEIGAGDLVEFPKGMSCTWEVSVAVDKHYKFE, from the exons atggCATCCGCTTTTGCCTTTGCTTCTGGAACCTCACCTTCATTCTTACCCTCTAACACCCTCAAACCCAAACATTCACCGCTTCGTCGTCCTTTGGCGGCTATTAACATAAGATCCGAAAGCATGGCTACTGAGAAACTCGGCATCAAAGTTGAAACCAACCCCTCAGAATCCAAGCTTTCTCAGCTTGGTGTACGCCAGTGGCCCAA gTGGGGTTGTCCACCTAGTAAATTCCCATGGACATATAGTTCAAAAGAGACATGTTATCTATTGGAAGGGAAAGTCAAGGTATACCCTGATGGTAGCAATGACTTTGTTGAAATTGGTGCTGGTGATTTAGTTGAGTTCCCTAAAGGGATGAGTTGCACTTGGGAAGTTTCAGTGGCTGTTGACAAACACTATAAGTTTGAGTGA